One window from the genome of Metabacillus flavus encodes:
- a CDS encoding DegT/DnrJ/EryC1/StrS family aminotransferase — MKQAIQQKRIYLSPPHMSGKELDYINEAFETNWIAPLGPNVDAFEKELAQKVGVRAAAAVSSGTAAIHLALILLGVEKGDTVFCSTLTFVATANPILYQGAEPVFIDSEPETWNMSPHALERALKEAADAGKLPKAVIVVNLYGQSAKMDELLALCNLYDVPMVEDAAESLGSTYKGKASGTFGYFGIYSFNGNKIITTSGGGMLVSDDEAAIEKARFLATQARDKALHYQHSSLGFNYRMSNILAGVGRAQLQVLEERVAQRRQIFKKYKQDLASNSGIRFIQEQKDTSTNRWLTVISIDEQLAGISLGTLLHALIQNNIEARPVWKPLHLQPLFKHVRFYPHDIGNCVSTDQFENGICLPSGSNLTEHDMDRITSCILSAASL; from the coding sequence ATGAAACAGGCTATTCAGCAGAAACGCATCTATTTATCACCACCGCACATGAGCGGAAAGGAACTTGACTATATAAACGAAGCGTTTGAAACCAACTGGATCGCTCCGCTAGGTCCAAACGTTGATGCCTTTGAAAAAGAACTTGCCCAAAAAGTAGGAGTCAGAGCCGCAGCTGCCGTTAGCTCAGGTACAGCTGCAATCCATCTGGCTCTTATTTTATTGGGCGTGGAAAAGGGAGATACCGTATTTTGCTCTACGCTCACATTTGTAGCTACAGCCAATCCCATTCTCTATCAAGGAGCAGAGCCGGTTTTTATAGATTCCGAGCCTGAAACCTGGAACATGTCCCCCCATGCACTTGAGCGGGCATTAAAGGAAGCCGCAGATGCAGGTAAACTTCCTAAAGCGGTAATCGTCGTTAACCTTTACGGGCAAAGCGCCAAAATGGATGAGCTGCTGGCACTCTGCAACTTATACGATGTTCCGATGGTTGAAGATGCAGCGGAATCACTTGGTTCTACTTATAAAGGTAAAGCGAGCGGGACGTTTGGATACTTTGGGATTTACTCGTTTAATGGAAATAAAATTATTACGACCTCTGGCGGGGGGATGCTTGTTTCGGATGATGAGGCAGCGATTGAGAAGGCCAGGTTTTTAGCAACTCAAGCTAGAGATAAGGCACTTCATTATCAGCATAGTTCGTTAGGATTTAATTATAGGATGAGTAATATTTTGGCTGGTGTTGGAAGAGCTCAGCTTCAGGTACTTGAGGAAAGGGTCGCTCAAAGAAGACAAATTTTTAAAAAATATAAGCAGGATTTAGCTTCAAATTCCGGAATTCGGTTTATCCAAGAACAGAAAGATACCAGCACGAACCGGTGGCTAACAGTTATTTCAATAGATGAACAGTTAGCCGGGATTAGCTTGGGGACATTGCTGCATGCACTAATTCAAAACAATATAGAAGCAAGGCCGGTTTGGAAGCCTCTTCATTTGCAGCCATTGTTTAAACATGTAAGATTTTATCCTCATGATATAGGAAATTGTGTTTCAACTGATCAATTTGAGAATGGAATTTGTCTTCCATCGGGTTCAAATCTGACAGAGCATGATATGGATAGAATTACTTCCTGCATTTTATCAGCGGCCTCATTATAG
- the galE gene encoding UDP-glucose 4-epimerase GalE, which produces MILLTGGAGYIGSHTCVELLEANYEIVIADNLSNSDIESINRIEKITGKRPVFYELDLLDQEKLNRVFEENQIEAVIHFGGLKAVGESVEEPLQYYQNNLTGTLNLLEVMKNHGVKNLVFSSSATVYGEPASVPIRESFPLSATNPYGRTKLMIEEILTDIAKANSEWSISMLRYFNPVGAHVSGLIGEDPSGIPNNLFPFITQVAIGARSMLNIFGDDYPTIDGTGVRDYIHVMDLASGHLKALEKNLYSTGIDAYNLGTGIGYSVLQMVRAFEEVNHVKIPYRVTARRPGDIAECYADARKANKELNWYASRGLNNMCSDAWNWQVKNPSGYKTKVYS; this is translated from the coding sequence GTGATTCTATTAACAGGCGGAGCAGGATATATTGGCAGTCATACGTGCGTTGAACTGCTTGAAGCCAACTACGAAATTGTGATTGCCGACAATCTTAGCAACAGTGATATTGAATCCATCAATCGGATTGAGAAGATAACTGGGAAAAGACCAGTCTTTTATGAACTGGATTTACTCGATCAGGAAAAACTGAACAGAGTATTCGAAGAGAATCAGATTGAGGCGGTTATTCACTTCGGCGGATTAAAAGCAGTTGGTGAATCAGTTGAAGAGCCTCTTCAATATTATCAAAATAACTTGACGGGTACTTTGAATCTGCTGGAAGTGATGAAAAACCATGGTGTGAAAAACTTAGTTTTCAGCTCATCCGCAACGGTATATGGTGAACCGGCTTCTGTTCCGATAAGAGAGAGCTTCCCTTTATCAGCAACGAATCCTTATGGGCGAACAAAACTGATGATTGAAGAAATTCTTACGGACATAGCTAAGGCTAATTCCGAATGGAGTATTTCCATGCTCCGTTATTTCAATCCTGTGGGAGCGCATGTGAGCGGACTGATTGGAGAAGATCCGAGTGGTATACCGAATAATCTTTTTCCATTCATTACCCAAGTAGCAATAGGGGCGAGGAGTATGTTAAATATATTTGGAGATGACTATCCGACAATAGATGGAACTGGAGTCCGTGATTATATTCATGTGATGGATTTAGCTTCCGGGCATTTAAAAGCTCTCGAGAAAAATCTCTATTCAACTGGGATTGATGCTTATAACCTTGGAACAGGCATTGGCTATTCAGTCCTCCAAATGGTAAGAGCCTTTGAAGAAGTAAATCATGTAAAGATTCCTTATCGAGTCACTGCTCGCAGACCTGGAGATATAGCCGAATGCTATGCAGATGCACGAAAAGCAAATAAGGAATTAAACTGGTATGCATCTAGAGGATTAAACAATATGTGCAGCGATGCATGGAACTGGCAAGTAAAGAATCCATCAGGATATAAAACAAAAGTATATTCTTAA
- a CDS encoding EpsG family protein — protein MTVLYLNLAAVSLLSLFSRYFSKPSIDNFREVKSNKSLIFAAGIILIAVSGLRSNIGDTYVYMENFQKENLTWGKILEEKDIGFGVLQMILQSMTHDPQVLIFTAALITNLLIVKVLYQYSRVIEISLFVYISSGMFLVSMNGLRQFLAASIIFAATTFLIRRKWLLYFLTILLASTIHQSAFILLPIYFLVNRKAWTKETFILLMLAALAVIGYGQFSSLLFSAIEDTQYAGYETFSEGGASYLRVIVNAAPVILAYFGRDKLRRVFPNCDIIVNMSILGLVFMIISTQNWIFARFSIYFGLYNLILISWIVKVFRPKDEKLIYYAIVICYSVYFYYEHVITLNMIYKSNFFSL, from the coding sequence ATGACGGTTTTATATTTAAATTTAGCAGCGGTATCCCTGCTCTCTCTCTTCTCCCGTTATTTTTCGAAGCCAAGTATAGATAATTTTAGGGAAGTAAAATCAAATAAATCATTAATTTTTGCTGCTGGGATCATTCTAATAGCTGTTTCAGGGCTTAGGTCAAATATAGGTGATACATATGTCTATATGGAAAACTTCCAAAAAGAGAACCTAACCTGGGGGAAGATTCTTGAGGAAAAGGATATAGGATTCGGGGTCTTGCAGATGATTTTACAGAGTATGACTCACGATCCTCAAGTTCTTATTTTTACAGCAGCACTTATTACAAACCTATTAATCGTTAAAGTGCTTTACCAATATTCAAGGGTTATTGAAATCAGTTTATTTGTATACATTTCATCGGGCATGTTTTTAGTATCGATGAACGGTCTTCGCCAGTTCCTTGCAGCTTCCATCATATTTGCAGCTACAACGTTTCTAATCAGACGCAAATGGCTGCTGTATTTTCTGACAATTCTTCTTGCTTCAACTATTCACCAATCTGCATTCATCCTGCTACCTATTTACTTTTTAGTAAACCGGAAGGCATGGACAAAAGAAACCTTTATTCTTTTAATGCTTGCGGCATTAGCTGTAATCGGGTATGGTCAGTTCTCTTCTCTTCTTTTCTCTGCGATAGAGGATACACAATATGCTGGATATGAAACATTTTCTGAAGGCGGAGCGAGCTACCTGAGGGTCATTGTAAATGCAGCTCCAGTCATTCTAGCCTATTTTGGAAGAGATAAGCTTCGAAGGGTTTTTCCTAACTGTGACATCATAGTAAATATGTCCATCTTAGGCCTTGTATTTATGATCATATCCACTCAGAATTGGATATTTGCCAGGTTTTCTATTTATTTTGGGTTGTATAATTTAATCCTAATTTCTTGGATCGTTAAAGTATTCAGGCCCAAAGATGAGAAGCTAATTTATTATGCGATTGTAATTTGTTACTCTGTTTATTTTTATTATGAACATGTCATTACACTAAATATGATATATAAAAGTAACTTTTTTAGTCTTTAG
- a CDS encoding sugar transferase: MKRLFDLITALFLIFIFSIPMIVLAMLIKTKLGSPILFKQIRPGRDEKPFLLMKFRSMTDETNKNGFLLSDEQRLTAFGKILRKFSLDELPQLFNVVKGELSLVGPRPLLMEYLPLYTKEQAKRHKVKPGITGWAQINGRNAITWEEKFKLDVWYVENQSFLLDLKILFLTGIKAIKSEGVQQAGFATVEKFKGTGMN; encoded by the coding sequence ATGAAGCGGCTATTCGATTTGATAACAGCCCTATTCCTTATCTTTATTTTTAGTATCCCAATGATCGTATTAGCGATGTTGATTAAGACAAAATTAGGAAGCCCAATTCTTTTTAAACAAATAAGACCAGGGCGTGATGAAAAACCATTTTTATTGATGAAGTTTCGTTCGATGACAGACGAAACCAATAAAAATGGTTTTTTGCTATCTGATGAACAGCGCCTAACGGCATTTGGAAAGATCTTAAGGAAGTTCAGCTTAGACGAGCTGCCCCAATTATTCAACGTAGTCAAAGGCGAGCTCAGTCTTGTTGGCCCGAGACCCCTTTTGATGGAATATTTGCCTCTTTACACGAAAGAGCAAGCAAAGCGCCATAAGGTAAAGCCGGGAATTACAGGATGGGCCCAAATCAACGGGAGAAATGCTATTACATGGGAAGAAAAATTTAAGCTGGATGTTTGGTATGTAGAGAACCAAAGCTTTTTACTGGATCTTAAAATTCTATTTTTGACTGGTATAAAAGCAATAAAGTCTGAAGGTGTGCAGCAGGCAGGCTTTGCAACGGTAGAAAAATTTAAAGGCACGGGAATGAACTAA
- a CDS encoding glycosyltransferase, which translates to MKKTILVSSFDLAIGGVERSLIGLLDSIDYNKYSVDLLLFKQEGEFMPFIPKGPTLLPEIPAYTTFRKSITNVLKDRQYPIGLGRILAKYTSTVQGKLLKVPEPGYLTIQYGWDFTSPLLPKMKKEYDAAIGFLWPHHFTGSKVKAKKKIGWIHTDYSNIHVNKKADERVWNKLDHIVAVSDECSKTFIHEFPFLKEKTSVIENILSPAFVREQAGLFVPSEIKRSEGKTIFVSVGRLTHAKGFDEAARACRLLVDEGLDIEWHIVGYGPLENELKQLITDLKLEDRFFLLGKKVNPYPYIKACDIYVQPSRYEGKAVTVREAQILGKPIVITDFPTAKSQVIDSFDGKITSNGAVGIAMGIKQMIHDKKLRDLLIANLQSMNYENTSELNKLYELIES; encoded by the coding sequence ATGAAGAAAACCATTTTAGTTTCCTCATTTGACCTGGCTATTGGGGGAGTAGAAAGAAGTTTGATCGGGCTTTTGGATTCAATTGATTACAACAAATATAGTGTCGACCTTCTTCTTTTCAAGCAAGAAGGGGAATTCATGCCATTTATACCTAAAGGACCGACATTATTGCCAGAGATTCCGGCTTACACCACTTTTAGGAAATCGATTACTAACGTATTAAAAGACAGACAGTATCCAATTGGTTTGGGGAGAATACTGGCTAAATATACAAGCACTGTGCAGGGGAAACTTCTAAAAGTACCTGAACCAGGCTACTTAACCATTCAATATGGCTGGGATTTTACCTCTCCTCTCCTTCCAAAGATGAAAAAGGAATATGACGCTGCCATCGGATTTTTGTGGCCGCATCATTTCACAGGAAGTAAAGTGAAAGCAAAAAAGAAAATAGGTTGGATCCATACGGATTATTCAAATATTCATGTGAATAAAAAGGCAGATGAGCGGGTGTGGAACAAGCTTGATCATATTGTAGCGGTATCAGATGAATGTTCAAAAACCTTTATACATGAATTTCCTTTTTTAAAAGAAAAAACTTCAGTCATAGAAAATATTCTTTCCCCTGCTTTTGTAAGAGAGCAAGCAGGTTTGTTTGTTCCCTCTGAAATCAAAAGAAGCGAAGGAAAAACAATTTTTGTTTCGGTCGGGCGGCTCACTCATGCAAAAGGTTTTGACGAAGCGGCAAGAGCTTGCAGGCTGCTTGTTGATGAAGGGCTCGACATTGAATGGCATATTGTTGGATATGGACCGCTTGAAAATGAATTAAAGCAGCTCATAACCGATCTCAAACTAGAGGATCGTTTTTTTTTATTGGGGAAGAAAGTTAACCCATATCCGTACATAAAAGCATGTGACATCTATGTTCAGCCTTCAAGGTATGAGGGAAAGGCAGTAACCGTAAGAGAAGCTCAAATTTTGGGAAAACCCATTGTCATTACAGATTTTCCAACAGCTAAAAGCCAGGTAATAGACAGTTTTGATGGAAAGATCACTTCTAATGGTGCTGTAGGTATAGCAATGGGAATTAAACAAATGATCCATGATAAAAAATTGAGGGATTTACTGATAGCAAATTTGCAATCAATGAATTATGAGAATACATCAGAACTGAACAAGCTTTATGAACTGATCGAAAGCTGA
- a CDS encoding glycosyltransferase family 32 protein, whose protein sequence is MNKKEMIPRIVHYCWFGKGEKPKIVQKCIKSWEKQLEGYTFIEWNENNFDINSHLFVKEAYASKKYAFVSDYVRLAALYEHGGIYMDTDVEVLKPIDPLLEYEAFTGFEDGTFLQSGTMGFTKEHILIKYFLSYYDGKRFINHDGSLNMKTNTSIMTNQCKEFGLIQNGKHQVLNNGVTVFPRTYFSPYDYINGESFINEESYTIHHYAQTWLPASTRFKSSLKRAASKIIGPKAIAAMRNTFSQSGGGIK, encoded by the coding sequence ATGAATAAAAAGGAAATGATTCCGAGAATTGTTCACTACTGCTGGTTTGGTAAGGGTGAAAAGCCCAAAATCGTCCAAAAGTGCATAAAAAGCTGGGAAAAACAATTAGAAGGATATACTTTCATTGAATGGAATGAAAACAATTTTGATATTAATTCCCATCTCTTTGTAAAAGAGGCATATGCGTCAAAAAAATATGCTTTTGTCAGTGATTATGTAAGATTAGCCGCCCTTTATGAACATGGCGGAATCTACATGGATACAGATGTTGAGGTTCTTAAACCAATCGATCCCCTTTTAGAATATGAAGCTTTTACTGGCTTTGAAGATGGAACTTTTCTTCAATCTGGAACTATGGGATTCACTAAGGAACATATTCTTATTAAATATTTCCTCAGCTATTATGATGGAAAGCGTTTTATTAATCATGACGGATCACTTAATATGAAAACAAATACGAGTATCATGACAAACCAATGCAAGGAATTCGGACTTATTCAAAATGGAAAGCATCAGGTTTTAAATAACGGTGTGACCGTTTTCCCCCGCACCTATTTTAGTCCATACGATTATATAAACGGTGAAAGCTTCATAAATGAAGAAAGCTATACCATCCACCACTATGCCCAAACATGGCTACCTGCCAGTACCAGGTTTAAAAGTTCGTTGAAAAGAGCTGCCAGTAAAATAATTGGACCGAAAGCAATTGCTGCCATGAGGAATACATTTAGTCAATCGGGCGGGGGAATAAAATGA
- a CDS encoding acetyltransferase codes for MDPLVIIGNGGHSKVVREIAILSKVYEIVAILDDCFSEITMMENIVYGPLSIVKDFNLTVTKFFISIGDNFTRHKIFQRLGLAEHHYARLIHPSAIVSKTAAIGYGTAVMPNCIVNAEATIGNHCILNTGSIIEHDNLLQEFVHISPNATLTGSVKIGMGAHIGASATVIPGKIIGEWSVIGAGSTVIDHVPSHCLAAGVPAVIKKRYEKRRQEV; via the coding sequence ATGGATCCTCTCGTAATAATCGGCAATGGCGGACACAGCAAGGTAGTTCGAGAAATAGCTATTTTAAGTAAAGTCTATGAAATAGTTGCCATCCTGGACGATTGTTTTTCAGAAATAACGATGATGGAAAACATTGTTTATGGACCTTTGTCTATTGTGAAAGATTTTAATCTAACTGTGACAAAGTTTTTCATCTCAATTGGCGATAATTTCACCCGCCACAAAATCTTTCAAAGGCTGGGACTTGCTGAACACCACTATGCAAGGCTGATTCATCCAAGTGCTATTGTCAGTAAAACAGCCGCCATAGGATATGGAACTGCAGTCATGCCAAATTGTATTGTTAATGCGGAAGCAACTATTGGGAATCACTGTATCCTCAATACAGGTTCAATCATTGAACATGATAATCTTCTACAGGAGTTTGTACACATCTCCCCTAATGCTACGTTAACGGGCAGTGTAAAGATTGGAATGGGAGCTCACATCGGGGCTTCTGCAACTGTCATTCCAGGCAAAATAATTGGAGAATGGTCCGTTATTGGTGCAGGGTCAACAGTTATTGACCACGTTCCTTCCCATTGTTTAGCAGCTGGAGTACCTGCAGTGATAAAGAAGAGGTACGAGAAAAGGAGGCAAGAAGTATGA